The Candidatus Edwardsbacteria bacterium genomic interval AGAATTCGTTGGCGGCCGAGGCCAGCTCCTGAACGTTCTCGGTTCGGCTGTCGGCCTCGACCTTTTCCAGATACTGGCTGCCGATGAACTTTATATAGCCGGATTGTTCGATGACCTTTGTGATCAGCTCCTGGGCGTTCAAGGATTCTTTTAAGGCTATCAGCTTTTCCAAATCCTTTACCAACCCGCTGACAGCCGATTTTATGCCCGGCCCCAATCCGGGCACCTGGTCGTTTTCCTTAAGGGCCTGGAACAGGGAAATAGCCCTTTCGGCGGCATAGGATTCGATCCGGGACAGGCTGGCGTCTCCGATGCCCCGGGGCGGAATATTTATGATCCTTTTCAAGCCCACGGCATCCGCCGGGTTGACCACCACCCGCAGATAGGCCAGAACATCCTTGATCTCCTTGCGTTCGTAGAATTTCAGCCCGCCCACTATCAGATAGGGCACCGCTGCCCGCCGCAGGGAATCTTCCAGCGCCCGGCTCTGGGCGTTGGTGCGGTAAAGTATCACGCAATCCTTCAAAGAGCCTTTGGTCCAATGCTGCTTGATGGCCCGGCAGATCTTTTCGGCCTCATCTCGTTCGTCCCAGGCGCACCACAGCGAGGCATTCTCCCCTTTGGGATTGTCGGTCCACAGTTCCTTGCCCTTGCGGCCGGCATTGTTCTTGACCACCTGATTGGCGCATTCCAGAATGACCTGGGTGGAGCGGTAGTTCTGCTCCAGGCGGACGATCTTGGCCTCGGGAAAATCGCTCTCAAACTCCAGGATATTCCGGATGTCGGCCCCCCGGAAGCCGTAGATGGACTGGTCGTCATCGCCCACCACGCATAACTGGCGGTGGCTCTGGGAAAGCAGTTTTACCAGCATATACTGGGCGCTGTTGGTGTCCTGGTACTCATCGACCAGGATGTGCTGGAATTTACGGCCGTAATCGTCCAGGATCTTTTTGTTGCCGGACAGTATTTTTACGGCATTGAAGATCAGGTCGTCGAAATCCATGGCCTGGTTCTTCAGCAATTCCTGCTGGTAGAGGTGGTAGATCCTGGCTACCTCCTTCTCAAAGAAATCATAGGCCATCTTCTGGTATTCCTCCGGCCCCACCAGGCTGTCCTTGGAGCTGGAGATGCGCGATATCACGGCTTTTACCGGCACCCTGCGTTCCGGAATGGCCAGGTCGCCCATTACTTTTTTCATCAGGGCTTGTTTGTCATTCTCGTCGTAGATGGTATAATCGCGCTGGTATCCCAGGAGATATCCCTCTTGGCGCAGTATCCTGGCGCAGATGGAATGGAATGTTCCCACCCACAGGCCATCAACGCTGCGATCTATCAAACGGCCCACCCGGTTTTTCATCTCCCCGGCCGCCTTGTTGGTAAAGGTCACCGCCAGTATGGCCCAGGGGGCGCAAACACCCCGCCCCACCAGGTAAGCCAGGCGGTGGGTCAGCACCCGGGTCTTTCCCGAACCGGCCCCGGCTAGAATAAGCAAGGGTCCCTTAAGGTAAGTAACCGCTTCTTTTTGTTCGGGATTTAGTTTGGCTAAAAAATCCATAAAAATCTTCCTGCAGTATGGTGCCTTCCAGGCGGGGTGTTTTTACATTAATTATTTTTCTCATGCAGACTGGCCAGAGGAACCTCCAGAATGATCTCCACTTCGCTATCGCTGATGTAACGAGTGGACCGCACCTGGCTGCCCGGAATGGCCGCCGTGCCGCCGGAGAGGGGTATCTTTTTCAGGGCCAGCGCCAGTTTTTTGTAGGCGTCAACCTTGGCCAGCCTCAGGGCGGTAAGCTTCGGCAGGGCCTCGTAACCCGGCGCATCTATTCTGTTTTTGGTCCGCCCCACTCCCCTGACCAGCATAAAATTTCCCTCGATCCAAACGTCCTTCGAAGTAGCGATATCCGGAAGCAGACTTTCGCCGGTGCTGAAATCCAAGAGGATCTGCTCGATAATGAATCTTCCGTCGCTGATGAAGGGTATGCCCCCCTCGGCATAAAGCAGGATCTTGAATATATTCTGCGGCCCCAGGTAATCTATCCGGCCGTCGTATGAAGTGGTGTAAAGATACTGGGGACTGCGGGATTCCCAAAGGCCATCGCTGTTGGTCGCTTCCCACAGCCTCCAGTTGGGGCTCAGCCTTTTATTGCGGATGGAAAGATCGTCATAGGCGGTTCCATAATTATAGACATATATCTTTAGCCATTTGTTTTTCAGATTTCTGAGGCTTAATCCGGCCTTTATCCGGTCAGTGGCGGCCGGAAGCTGGAATTGGTAGACTGCCGCACCATAGGAAAAGAGTCCCTTCAGCATTGCCTGATCGCCGGATACGCTGGTTTGGCGGGATTCTCCGGAATAATCTTTCCCCTTGATCGTTTTATTTTCCCGGGCGGCCAACGGGGCCGCCGCCAGTAAGGCGGTTAAAATGATCTTGGAAATATTGTTGAACATAGTTCCTCCCTAACGATTCAATTGCAATGATAACACTGTAATTTCGTGCTGTCAACGGGTTTATTCTATGCAATATTTTAATTATATTTTTTACTTGACTTGACTTGTTTACATTGATATTATTTAATTGTATAAGGGTTATATTATAAAATTGTTCATCTTTGACCTTCCGTTATT includes:
- a CDS encoding UvrD-helicase domain-containing protein, which translates into the protein MDFLAKLNPEQKEAVTYLKGPLLILAGAGSGKTRVLTHRLAYLVGRGVCAPWAILAVTFTNKAAGEMKNRVGRLIDRSVDGLWVGTFHSICARILRQEGYLLGYQRDYTIYDENDKQALMKKVMGDLAIPERRVPVKAVISRISSSKDSLVGPEEYQKMAYDFFEKEVARIYHLYQQELLKNQAMDFDDLIFNAVKILSGNKKILDDYGRKFQHILVDEYQDTNSAQYMLVKLLSQSHRQLCVVGDDDQSIYGFRGADIRNILEFESDFPEAKIVRLEQNYRSTQVILECANQVVKNNAGRKGKELWTDNPKGENASLWCAWDERDEAEKICRAIKQHWTKGSLKDCVILYRTNAQSRALEDSLRRAAVPYLIVGGLKFYERKEIKDVLAYLRVVVNPADAVGLKRIINIPPRGIGDASLSRIESYAAERAISLFQALKENDQVPGLGPGIKSAVSGLVKDLEKLIALKESLNAQELITKVIEQSGYIKFIGSQYLEKVEADSRTENVQELASAANEFCERSEDKGLPAFLAEVSLVADIDRWNDSVEAVTLMTIHNAKGLEFPQVFIVGLEEGLLPHRASLDTVEELEEERRLFYVAITRAQSKLTLCSAMSRRHFGGLMQSSPSRFIAELPRENLNTDSPRIEKPAGDFTGEPREGTCQTRAKGLKGKRVHHEIWGQGQVVEAEGEGEGDDVKLSIVFKGGIRKKVMAGFVEFI